A part of Bacteroidia bacterium genomic DNA contains:
- a CDS encoding SUMF1/EgtB/PvdO family nonheme iron enzyme, which translates to MLLKITPPATLDFDINGFTLEMIEVQGGSFMMGGDEYDREKPIHKVTLDSFLIGKYPVTQALWSALMPKNPSEFKGPNRPVEQVTWLDAAKFCNVLSKNQGLKEVYEFNGEVEVLINYESNGFRLPTEAEWECAAKGGVVDGGKYYYAGSNDLNFVSWHESNCHEQSQPVGLKMPNQLGIYDMSGNVWEWCNDWYMDYTEKEEENPIGSNIKTERVRRGGSWRFDYRGCRVAYRRSKPVEFLDDDLGFRLVLKR; encoded by the coding sequence ATGCTCCTCAAAATCACCCCACCCGCAACTTTGGATTTTGATATCAATGGCTTCACTCTCGAAATGATCGAAGTCCAGGGAGGGAGTTTTATGATGGGGGGAGATGAATATGATCGGGAAAAACCTATCCATAAGGTAACTCTTGACTCTTTTCTTATCGGCAAATACCCTGTCACCCAGGCTCTTTGGTCTGCCCTTATGCCGAAAAATCCTTCTGAGTTTAAAGGCCCAAACCGCCCGGTGGAGCAGGTAACCTGGCTTGATGCGGCGAAGTTTTGTAATGTGCTGAGCAAAAATCAAGGGTTAAAGGAAGTTTATGAGTTTAATGGTGAAGTTGAGGTATTAATCAATTATGAGTCTAACGGTTTCCGCTTACCAACGGAGGCCGAATGGGAATGTGCAGCAAAAGGTGGAGTTGTTGACGGAGGTAAATATTATTATGCTGGGAGCAATGATTTGAATTTTGTCAGTTGGCATGAGTCCAACTGCCATGAACAATCACAGCCAGTTGGACTTAAAATGCCCAATCAGTTAGGAATCTATGATATGAGTGGGAATGTATGGGAATGGTGTAATGATTGGTACATGGATTATACAGAAAAAGAAGAAGAAAATCCTATTGGCTCAAATATCAAAACAGAAAGAGTTAGACGAGGGGGTAGTTGGAGATTTGATTACAGAGGGTGTAGGGTTGCCTATCGACGTAGCAAACCAGTAGAGTTTCTTGATGATGACCTCGGCTTCCGCCTCGTCTTAAAGCGTTAG
- a CDS encoding COR domain-containing protein — MITSWLYYNKKNLTNDDLLNIWGEAHHEKVEFLDISGNAFSGTVQFPHPLPDLKVLEMSGNTAEIEALVFPSFIFPNLQHLYLQNSQIKNLRIGSDFEKLEYLYLYGNPIENIPKEIFDKERENVAEPVRDYFRAMLQGEVINTEAKIVFIGNGEAGKTTLSHQFRKKEFIYIPPEERTHGILIEPWEVKEKQFPQSLKDKIGAKSVGMKMRNGWQIIGRIEKINLYIWDFGGQEYYHATHRLFLNSNVLYLLVWDENTEHQEHDKGIHPRDYWKRNINHYAPENTTLVIQNKATERAVMDSSRLVFKVGFRNKNDERSISQYNLDVESLEEAILEQLANLPHLGTPFPSVYDDIRTALRKEKKGYLLYRDYLKFCRDNDNSTDNIMQENSQIETLTKFLHETGVIICYRYEKDCPATLKNYVFTNPAWVTDTIYKILDKENVLKKDGEFDEKHVEDVVLSLETSLNFNEWIDLMKRFELIFEIKKDNEPRFIAPQYLPMNCKEPEREKSAASLPLVFSLHYPDFMPKSNFLRFISKYGSASENYWYWKKGMIFQHNGKNVYASCDYENRLISIRMEKADMPFASSLFTTLYEIDKTESLEVSVNRIDFVPYKMLEEYRQNGASICIYKSKTFHVRDFGFLTWDAFDEKEIRNMDHKAYIEKLIAEGNTRAAIEQLLEGSKAAQSDIYREMILLSARYYSIEQEKEETTITDENYRVEKARIVKSLVDKVGKYKPSPGFIFSPIVQPVSDEKADIPVFFVTEMKKQFEDEYRKMHRFEKLLSSMKEKDLRTEYEEEIELCDENITRIEKRYLKKIKDRQPQIPEADIRKMIDELREDISHRFNQIDDKLTGILLAIENSIDENAIESDLEEKQKAEELLQEILNKLETHPPQDNSVAEKLKGDISTGAKLKLAIPLIPGILQYESDLLSFSTKESIKSWKDLWKIFVKKQ, encoded by the coding sequence ATGATCACCAGCTGGCTGTATTACAACAAAAAAAACCTCACCAACGATGACCTGCTCAACATTTGGGGAGAAGCCCACCATGAAAAGGTGGAGTTTCTCGACATCAGCGGCAATGCCTTCAGCGGAACGGTTCAGTTTCCCCACCCCCTGCCTGATCTTAAAGTGCTGGAGATGAGCGGGAATACTGCGGAGATTGAGGCGTTGGTTTTTCCATCTTTTATTTTCCCCAACCTTCAGCATCTATACCTGCAAAACAGCCAGATTAAAAACTTACGCATAGGAAGCGACTTCGAAAAGCTGGAGTACCTGTACCTCTACGGAAACCCGATTGAAAATATCCCGAAAGAAATTTTTGATAAGGAAAGAGAAAATGTGGCGGAGCCGGTGAGGGATTATTTCCGTGCAATGCTTCAGGGAGAGGTAATCAATACGGAAGCTAAAATCGTATTTATCGGAAACGGAGAGGCGGGAAAAACGACGCTATCTCACCAATTTCGGAAAAAGGAATTTATTTACATTCCTCCGGAAGAACGCACACACGGCATTCTGATTGAACCGTGGGAGGTAAAAGAAAAACAATTTCCTCAGTCGCTTAAAGATAAAATCGGCGCAAAAAGCGTTGGCATGAAAATGCGGAATGGCTGGCAAATCATCGGAAGAATTGAAAAAATAAATCTATATATCTGGGATTTTGGCGGACAGGAGTATTACCACGCCACACACCGGCTGTTTCTCAATAGCAATGTATTGTATCTCCTTGTCTGGGATGAAAATACCGAACACCAGGAGCACGACAAAGGCATTCACCCCCGCGATTATTGGAAACGAAATATCAACCACTACGCCCCGGAAAATACAACGTTGGTGATTCAGAATAAGGCGACAGAGCGAGCCGTTATGGATTCGTCAAGGCTTGTGTTTAAAGTAGGTTTTCGCAATAAAAATGATGAGCGAAGCATCTCTCAATACAACCTGGATGTAGAATCTCTCGAAGAAGCGATTCTTGAACAATTAGCAAACTTACCGCATCTGGGAACCCCTTTTCCCAGCGTATATGACGATATTCGGACTGCTTTACGGAAAGAAAAAAAAGGCTATCTGCTGTACCGCGATTATCTGAAGTTTTGTCGGGACAACGATAACAGCACAGATAATATCATGCAGGAAAATAGTCAGATAGAGACACTGACAAAATTTCTTCACGAAACCGGTGTGATTATCTGCTATCGTTACGAAAAAGATTGTCCGGCTACCCTCAAAAACTACGTTTTTACAAATCCTGCGTGGGTGACAGATACCATTTACAAAATTCTGGATAAAGAAAATGTCCTTAAAAAAGATGGAGAATTTGACGAAAAACATGTGGAGGACGTCGTACTCAGCCTGGAAACCAGCCTCAATTTCAACGAGTGGATTGACCTGATGAAGCGGTTTGAGCTAATATTCGAAATCAAAAAAGACAACGAGCCCCGATTTATCGCACCGCAATACCTGCCGATGAATTGCAAAGAGCCGGAAAGAGAAAAATCTGCGGCCTCACTACCCCTGGTATTCAGTCTGCATTACCCCGACTTTATGCCCAAAAGCAATTTTCTTCGGTTTATCAGCAAGTATGGGTCTGCAAGTGAAAACTATTGGTACTGGAAAAAAGGCATGATTTTTCAGCACAACGGAAAAAATGTCTATGCTTCGTGCGATTATGAAAACCGCCTGATTTCCATCCGCATGGAAAAAGCCGATATGCCATTTGCATCTTCATTATTCACCACCCTGTATGAGATTGATAAAACGGAAAGCCTGGAAGTATCAGTAAATAGGATAGATTTTGTGCCGTATAAAATGCTAGAGGAGTACCGGCAAAATGGAGCCTCAATTTGCATATACAAAAGTAAAACATTCCATGTCCGAGACTTTGGCTTTTTAACCTGGGATGCGTTTGATGAAAAAGAAATCAGGAATATGGATCATAAAGCGTATATCGAAAAACTCATTGCTGAAGGGAATACCCGAGCGGCAATAGAACAGCTTCTGGAGGGCTCAAAAGCCGCCCAGAGTGACATTTACCGTGAAATGATTCTTCTTTCAGCCCGGTATTATAGTATTGAGCAGGAAAAGGAAGAAACTACAATTACTGATGAAAACTACAGAGTCGAAAAAGCCCGAATTGTAAAATCTTTGGTTGATAAAGTGGGCAAATACAAACCCTCCCCAGGTTTTATTTTTTCGCCTATTGTCCAACCGGTTTCAGACGAAAAGGCAGACATTCCGGTATTTTTTGTTACAGAAATGAAGAAGCAGTTTGAAGATGAATACCGTAAAATGCACCGATTTGAAAAGTTGCTAAGTAGCATGAAGGAGAAGGATTTACGGACAGAATATGAAGAAGAAATTGAATTATGCGATGAAAATATCACACGTATTGAGAAACGATATTTGAAAAAAATAAAAGACCGGCAGCCACAAATACCTGAAGCGGATATCAGAAAGATGATAGACGAACTCAGAGAAGATATATCCCATCGCTTCAACCAGATCGACGATAAACTAACCGGTATCCTTCTTGCAATTGAAAACAGTATTGATGAAAATGCTATTGAATCCGATTTGGAAGAAAAACAAAAAGCCGAAGAACTGCTTCAGGAAATATTAAACAAGCTGGAAACCCATCCGCCTCAGGATAATTCTGTAGCAGAGAAACTGAAAGGCGATATCAGCACCGGGGCAAAACTCAAACTTGCCATTCCCCTGATCCCGGGGATTCTGCAATATGAAAGTGATTTATTATCCTTTTCAACCAAAGAATCTATTAAATCTTGGAAAGACTTGTGGAAGATTTTTGTGAAAAAACAGTAA
- a CDS encoding type II toxin-antitoxin system ParD family antitoxin: MNISLTPTLEALVQAKVSSGLYNNASEVIREALRLMEEQDQLKKLKIELLKKELISGVESLDRGESSEFTVSQIAERVLKNY; the protein is encoded by the coding sequence ATGAATATATCTCTGACACCCACATTAGAGGCACTTGTTCAGGCTAAAGTCTCATCGGGGCTGTACAACAATGCCAGCGAAGTTATACGAGAGGCGCTTCGTCTTATGGAAGAACAGGATCAATTGAAAAAACTCAAAATCGAATTGCTAAAAAAAGAGTTAATCTCCGGGGTAGAATCACTCGATCGTGGAGAATCGAGTGAGTTTACGGTAAGCCAGATTGCCGAAAGAGTTTTAAAAAATTACTGA
- a CDS encoding DUF2911 domain-containing protein, producing MSTKKIILFSLLGIVLIFAGYVVYIMATTKSHSPAGSANISQNGLDVSVSYYRPYKKGRVVFGTEAGKALQPYGKYWRLGANEATEIEFSKAVTFGGSPVAAGRYVMYAVPGESVWTFGLNTELGRWGYAEVDHGKDVLTVEVPAAAALSEPVEQLTLDFTGQDSVIFLNMKWDQTHVAVPIMAGE from the coding sequence ATGAGCACCAAAAAAATCATACTATTTTCCCTGTTGGGCATTGTCCTGATTTTTGCAGGATATGTAGTCTATATAATGGCCACCACCAAAAGTCATAGTCCGGCGGGCAGCGCCAATATTTCCCAAAACGGGCTGGACGTATCAGTCAGCTATTACCGTCCCTACAAAAAAGGCCGCGTGGTATTTGGCACTGAGGCCGGCAAAGCATTGCAGCCATATGGCAAATACTGGAGGCTGGGCGCCAATGAAGCCACAGAAATTGAATTTAGCAAAGCAGTGACCTTTGGCGGATCGCCGGTAGCAGCGGGGCGATATGTCATGTATGCCGTTCCCGGCGAAAGCGTCTGGACTTTCGGCCTCAACACCGAACTGGGTCGCTGGGGTTATGCCGAAGTGGATCACGGAAAAGACGTATTGACGGTAGAAGTTCCCGCCGCAGCCGCCCTCTCCGAGCCGGTGGAGCAGCTCACCCTGGACTTTACAGGACAGGACTCCGTCATTTTCCTCAACATGAAGTGGGATCAGACCCATGTGGCTGTGCCGATTATGGCGGGGGAGTAG
- a CDS encoding inositol oxygenase family protein codes for MKNQKEVSAHDMMELWEEDVLRRYPEETAPKAKDDYRNYDDPARDTVKEFYRLNHTYQTYDFVMEKEKEFLKFDRREMSLWDAVEYLNTLVDDSDPDIDLDQTQHLLQTSEAIRKDGHPDWFVLTGFLHDLGKVLCLFGEPQWAVVGDTFPVGCAYSDKIVYPEFFVNNPDYTDERFNTKYGVYEPNCGLRNVHMSWGHDEYLYHIMKDYLPEEALYMIRYHSFYAQHREGSYDHLVDSHDKEMFKWVQKFNPYDLYSKSPTPPNVKELRPYYEDLAAKYLPDTLRF; via the coding sequence ATGAAAAACCAGAAAGAAGTCTCCGCACACGATATGATGGAACTTTGGGAAGAGGACGTACTGCGCCGTTATCCCGAAGAAACTGCTCCCAAAGCAAAAGACGATTACCGCAACTACGACGATCCTGCGCGTGATACCGTCAAGGAATTTTACCGCCTCAACCATACCTATCAGACCTATGATTTTGTGATGGAAAAGGAAAAAGAATTCCTGAAGTTTGACCGCCGTGAAATGTCGCTCTGGGATGCCGTTGAATACCTCAACACGCTCGTCGATGACTCAGATCCTGACATCGATCTCGACCAAACCCAGCACCTGTTGCAGACTTCTGAAGCGATCCGCAAAGACGGGCATCCGGACTGGTTTGTTCTTACCGGCTTTTTGCACGACCTGGGCAAAGTACTGTGTCTGTTTGGTGAGCCTCAGTGGGCAGTTGTGGGAGATACTTTCCCCGTAGGATGTGCCTATTCGGATAAAATTGTCTATCCTGAGTTTTTTGTAAATAACCCTGACTACACCGACGAGCGGTTTAATACCAAATACGGTGTGTACGAACCCAACTGCGGCCTTCGCAACGTGCATATGTCATGGGGGCACGACGAATATCTGTACCATATCATGAAAGACTATCTGCCTGAAGAGGCGTTGTACATGATCCGGTACCACTCTTTCTATGCTCAGCACAGAGAAGGTTCTTACGATCACCTGGTTGACAGCCACGACAAGGAGATGTTCAAATGGGTACAGAAATTTAATCCCTATGACCTGTACTCCAAGTCCCCTACCCCTCCCAATGTGAAGGAGCTAAGGCCTTACTACGAAGATCTGGCAGCCAAATATCTGCCTGATACATTGCGGTTTTAA
- a CDS encoding CHAT domain-containing tetratricopeptide repeat protein: MNYLRTSGILLLCFMLFSVSFAQKTDTTGVWETVILAEKQMDSLNQQQALVLLDEAEAVYSNSADYEKIIKVYLKKVSIYLNYLDLPLAAEYLQNARITFSKNSSLPKSLEAEWLFLKGVYLYETAAYDSALYYLRLCEPMYREVRGPESKYTGECYYFLAAVFLRKSEYEHSLDYSNRALDLFLKAKGDSSWLGKTYNLIGFTYGEQGYLNKQIDYYQKSLAVNLALYGEDNYEVAVNYNNLAYTEGVKGNFHNAIAFLHKCLKINEKKPKDNQQLLGSNYLNLGMDYAYIGDYGRADYYMAKALEVRTRIYGENHPDIANVYHNMGSVAMDLAEYEKAKNYFLKALEIRTRYLGEGNPYVALSHTMLGRSLLYLKQKELARDHLERGLAGLRAVLGERHFMVANSYFDLGLCLEEMGEMTAAIENYEKAIAVVKNTAGKDNAMLTRLYDAYATALVNAGRIDDALIVLQDGLIVVSEGFSDKDFLKNPALSQMDFDITGIFILGQKAGTLLKTDVGNSAEGLRSIWETYLLADSLIQKLRLGFFNEKSGELLSFRFVTVYENAISVAWKIAEITGDDAILQKAFSLTEKAKSMLLFQAVRENQAMITAGIPPDLLGKERYLRAEIGFCEKVIFDERRLGENVDSLKLFDAINRHFTLTQERQALILEFEKTYPEYYRLKFDDQVATVGDVQKRLDENESVLTFFTGEHHLYSFLLTKKGFYPHRSVTGEQWLEDMGEFITYLKDTEIADQKAYTSENYQRFIRPAYRFYQDLIQPFEDELQHSEDLVLIPDGVLGYLPFDILLTQPAGGKADYGSLPYMLRSWQMRYAYSATLFCAPEPVTRKNRALFAGFAPGAETTPATGGDIIADIQRSHPRFSKLYANQPEVKKAAGLMAGKSWLASLATETAFRANAGGYKILHLATHAWVNDLNPLYSGLWFVSELEGDSAHRDSLALYNEAKDGILYAYEIYNMDIPADLVVLSACETGAGSLRRGEGIMSLARAFRYAGSPNVLMTLWKAEDVATQGLMEKFYQNLRKGMEKDEALRSAKLDFLSETDRQHPHFWAGFVLIGDELPVRADRPLWIWILVGGAIALVFYLLNRRKKLLSPSA, encoded by the coding sequence ATGAATTACCTTCGAACCAGTGGCATCCTTCTGCTCTGTTTTATGCTGTTTTCAGTCTCGTTTGCCCAAAAAACCGATACTACAGGTGTTTGGGAAACCGTAATTCTGGCTGAAAAGCAAATGGATTCCCTCAATCAACAACAAGCACTTGTATTACTTGATGAGGCGGAAGCTGTTTATTCAAATTCAGCGGATTATGAAAAAATCATCAAGGTTTACCTTAAAAAAGTTTCGATATATCTCAATTATCTGGATTTGCCTCTGGCAGCCGAGTACCTGCAAAATGCCCGGATAACATTCTCAAAAAATAGTTCGCTGCCCAAAAGTCTTGAGGCAGAGTGGTTATTTCTGAAAGGGGTATATTTGTATGAGACTGCGGCTTATGATTCTGCGCTGTATTATCTCCGGCTCTGTGAGCCAATGTATAGGGAAGTTCGCGGACCGGAGAGCAAATATACGGGCGAATGTTATTATTTCCTGGCTGCTGTTTTTCTTCGCAAATCTGAATATGAACATTCGCTTGATTATTCAAATCGGGCACTAGACCTATTCTTAAAGGCCAAGGGAGATTCTTCGTGGTTGGGAAAAACCTATAACCTCATCGGCTTTACTTATGGTGAGCAGGGTTATCTCAACAAGCAAATAGACTATTACCAAAAATCGCTGGCTGTAAATTTGGCCCTGTATGGCGAGGATAATTATGAAGTAGCGGTCAATTATAATAACCTCGCCTATACTGAAGGAGTAAAAGGAAACTTTCATAATGCGATTGCTTTTCTGCACAAATGTCTGAAAATCAACGAGAAAAAGCCGAAGGATAACCAGCAGTTGTTGGGTAGCAATTATTTGAATCTGGGGATGGACTATGCCTATATCGGCGACTACGGGCGTGCTGACTATTATATGGCCAAAGCGCTGGAAGTCCGCACTCGTATCTACGGAGAAAATCACCCCGATATCGCCAACGTCTATCACAATATGGGTTCTGTCGCAATGGATCTGGCTGAATACGAAAAAGCAAAAAACTATTTCTTAAAAGCACTTGAAATTCGCACCCGCTATCTGGGTGAAGGCAATCCTTACGTCGCACTTTCTCATACTATGTTGGGCCGCAGCCTGCTTTATCTGAAGCAAAAGGAATTGGCCCGGGACCATCTTGAGCGGGGGCTTGCCGGCTTGCGGGCTGTGTTGGGAGAAAGGCATTTTATGGTAGCCAATAGCTATTTTGACCTGGGTTTGTGTCTCGAAGAAATGGGGGAAATGACCGCAGCAATTGAAAATTACGAGAAGGCGATTGCGGTTGTGAAAAATACGGCCGGAAAGGACAATGCTATGCTTACCCGCTTATACGACGCATATGCAACCGCTCTGGTGAATGCCGGTCGCATTGACGATGCGCTTATCGTTTTGCAGGATGGCCTGATTGTGGTCTCTGAAGGGTTTTCGGATAAAGATTTCCTTAAAAACCCCGCACTCAGCCAGATGGATTTTGACATAACCGGGATATTTATTTTGGGTCAAAAGGCTGGTACGCTTTTGAAAACCGATGTCGGAAATTCTGCGGAAGGATTGCGGTCAATTTGGGAAACGTATTTGCTGGCAGATTCGCTGATCCAAAAATTACGGTTGGGCTTTTTTAATGAAAAATCTGGCGAACTGCTTTCCTTTCGATTTGTGACTGTGTATGAAAATGCGATCAGTGTTGCCTGGAAAATTGCTGAAATAACGGGAGATGATGCAATTCTTCAAAAGGCATTTTCATTGACCGAAAAGGCAAAATCTATGCTGTTGTTTCAGGCAGTAAGAGAAAATCAGGCTATGATTACAGCAGGCATTCCTCCCGATTTGTTGGGAAAAGAGCGATATCTGCGCGCGGAGATAGGCTTTTGCGAAAAAGTGATTTTTGATGAAAGAAGGCTTGGTGAAAATGTCGATAGTTTGAAATTATTTGACGCTATCAATCGGCATTTTACCCTGACACAGGAACGACAGGCGCTGATCCTTGAGTTTGAAAAAACATATCCCGAATATTATCGGCTTAAATTTGACGATCAGGTTGCGACAGTTGGGGATGTGCAAAAACGACTGGATGAAAATGAATCTGTACTTACCTTTTTCACCGGAGAACATCATCTCTACAGCTTCCTCCTTACGAAAAAAGGATTTTACCCGCACCGGTCGGTAACAGGTGAGCAGTGGCTAGAAGATATGGGAGAATTTATCACCTATCTGAAAGACACAGAAATAGCTGATCAAAAAGCCTATACCAGTGAAAATTATCAACGATTTATTCGCCCTGCCTATCGCTTTTACCAGGACTTGATCCAGCCTTTTGAAGATGAACTGCAACATTCAGAAGATCTTGTCCTTATTCCCGATGGCGTTTTGGGGTATCTGCCATTTGATATACTGCTCACACAACCTGCGGGAGGAAAGGCAGATTACGGTTCACTACCCTATATGCTTCGGTCATGGCAAATGCGTTATGCCTATTCCGCTACTTTATTTTGTGCCCCCGAGCCAGTGACTCGAAAAAATCGCGCATTATTTGCCGGTTTTGCACCCGGAGCAGAAACAACCCCAGCTACGGGTGGCGACATTATCGCTGATATACAGCGAAGTCACCCCCGTTTTTCCAAACTATACGCCAACCAGCCTGAAGTAAAAAAAGCAGCCGGGCTTATGGCCGGAAAATCCTGGCTTGCATCTCTTGCGACAGAAACCGCCTTCAGGGCAAACGCAGGCGGATACAAAATTCTTCATCTCGCCACACACGCATGGGTCAATGATCTCAATCCCCTTTATTCAGGTTTATGGTTTGTTTCAGAGTTGGAGGGCGATTCGGCGCATAGAGACAGTCTGGCTCTCTACAATGAGGCAAAAGACGGGATTTTGTATGCCTACGAAATTTACAATATGGATATTCCCGCTGATCTCGTGGTCTTGAGTGCCTGTGAGACTGGCGCAGGCAGCCTTCGACGGGGGGAGGGCATTATGAGCCTCGCCCGGGCTTTTCGTTATGCCGGGAGCCCCAATGTGCTGATGACACTTTGGAAAGCCGAAGACGTCGCTACTCAGGGGCTGATGGAGAAATTTTACCAAAACCTTCGGAAAGGTATGGAGAAAGACGAAGCTTTGCGGAGCGCAAAGCTCGATTTTCTGTCGGAGACAGACAGACAACACCCGCACTTTTGGGCAGGCTTTGTACTCATCGGAGATGAATTGCCGGTCCGTGCGGACCGGCCTTTATGGATTTGGATTCTGGTTGGAGGGGCAATAGCCCTGGTTTTTTATCTGCTCAATCGCAGAAAAAAACTCCTTTCACCTTCAGCTTAA
- a CDS encoding DUF1361 domain-containing protein, with protein MNTVSLLWKNRSSEFSVLALSSILAFCIFLVRVYISGNKYFLFLSWNLFLAWIPFLIAHWVTQRNDRPTWITAAGIIGWLLFFPNAPYILTDLFHLHQRHASPLWLDLTVLLAFAWTGLWLGMSSLRKIQLAYFDQLGHIQGRIVTVCVIFLTSFGVYLGRYLRWNSWDIISNPMGLINDILMRIIHPLEYSRSTGFTIVFGLFLTIAYLTYIVRHQDNAQSSVG; from the coding sequence ATGAATACAGTCTCTCTGCTTTGGAAAAACCGGTCATCAGAATTTTCTGTTCTGGCACTATCTTCTATCCTTGCCTTCTGCATATTCCTGGTGCGGGTATATATCTCGGGAAATAAGTATTTTCTTTTCCTTTCGTGGAATCTTTTCCTGGCATGGATTCCCTTCCTGATCGCACACTGGGTTACCCAACGCAATGACCGCCCCACCTGGATAACCGCTGCGGGTATTATCGGCTGGCTGCTGTTTTTTCCCAATGCGCCCTATATTCTCACAGATTTGTTTCACCTCCACCAAAGACATGCCAGCCCGCTGTGGCTGGATCTGACCGTGTTGCTTGCTTTTGCATGGACGGGCCTCTGGCTGGGTATGAGCTCGCTCCGAAAAATACAACTCGCATACTTTGACCAACTGGGTCATATTCAGGGAAGAATCGTTACCGTATGCGTGATCTTCCTGACCAGTTTTGGCGTTTATCTGGGACGTTATCTCAGGTGGAATTCCTGGGATATTATTTCCAATCCTATGGGGCTGATCAATGATATTCTCATGCGAATTATTCATCCTTTGGAATACAGCCGGTCAACTGGTTTTACCATCGTTTTTGGCTTGTTTCTGACGATCGCCTATCTTACTTACATCGTTCGCCATCAGGACAATGCACAATCTTCGGTTGGGTAA
- a CDS encoding SUMF1/EgtB/PvdO family nonheme iron enzyme produces the protein MLLKITPPKTINFHVNNLTLEMIEVPGGSFMMGENYEVTLSPYHIGKYPVTQALWSALMPKNPSWFKGPNRPVENVSWFDAAKFCNALSKNQGLEEVYAFRREEVTANHKVKGFRLPTEAQWEYAARGGTHHIDNYEYSGEKNLHAVGWYRDNSHNQTQPIGLKDPNQLGIYDMSGNVWEWCGDWYGNYPESVQQDPPGPLKGSNRVLRGGSWYGDSGSCRVTHRYRIMPEYRHDIVGFRVARQF, from the coding sequence ATGCTCCTCAAAATCACCCCACCCAAAACCATAAACTTCCATGTCAATAACCTCACCCTCGAAATGATCGAAGTCCCGGGTGGCAGTTTTATGATGGGGGAAAATTACGAAGTAACTCTTTCTCCCTACCACATCGGCAAATACCCTGTCACCCAGGCGCTTTGGTCTGCCCTTATGCCTAAAAATCCTTCCTGGTTTAAAGGCCCAAACCGCCCGGTGGAAAATGTAAGCTGGTTTGATGCGGCGAAGTTTTGCAATGCGCTGAGCAAAAACCAAGGATTGGAGGAAGTTTACGCTTTCCGAAGGGAAGAAGTGACGGCCAACCACAAAGTCAAAGGTTTCCGCCTGCCTACCGAAGCCCAGTGGGAATATGCCGCACGGGGAGGCACACATCATATCGACAACTATGAATACTCTGGAGAAAAAAACCTTCACGCGGTGGGTTGGTACAGGGACAACAGCCACAACCAGACCCAACCCATCGGGTTGAAAGACCCCAATCAACTGGGCATTTACGACATGAGCGGAAATGTATGGGAGTGGTGTGGGGATTGGTATGGCAATTATCCGGAATCGGTGCAGCAAGACCCGCCCGGCCCCTTGAAAGGCTCGAACCGTGTTTTGCGCGGCGGTAGTTGGTACGGCGATTCGGGGTCTTGCCGCGTGACTCATCGCTACCGCATCATGCCGGAGTATCGCCACGACATCGTTGGTTTTCGTGTGGCTCGTCAGTTCTAA
- a CDS encoding transcriptional regulator translates to MKDVFERLNKVFENHFRLKIMSLLMVNEAVDFLSLKSGLNISDGNLASHITKLEEAGYLTIQKTFAGKKTQTSYSTTPEGKKAFEEHLSALEEIIHGMGS, encoded by the coding sequence GTGAAAGACGTTTTTGAACGATTAAACAAGGTTTTTGAAAACCATTTCCGGCTGAAAATCATGTCGCTCCTCATGGTCAATGAGGCGGTGGATTTCCTTAGCCTGAAATCTGGACTGAATATCTCTGACGGCAACCTGGCCAGCCATATCACAAAGCTGGAAGAAGCCGGTTATCTCACCATCCAAAAAACATTTGCTGGCAAAAAAACGCAAACTTCATACAGCACGACTCCCGAAGGAAAAAAAGCATTCGAAGAACACCTCAGCGCCCTGGAAGAAATTATCCACGGTATGGGGTCCTAA
- a CDS encoding addiction module protein, translating to MSDILKQIDTLSPSERWGLVYYLLQTLREEKEDTAPVPDWQIDIAISRAKDIDSGKSRTLTKEEFWKKLNKRAG from the coding sequence ATGTCAGATATACTTAAACAAATAGACACCTTAAGTCCGTCCGAAAGATGGGGGCTCGTTTATTACCTTTTGCAGACACTGAGAGAAGAAAAGGAAGATACGGCTCCCGTTCCTGACTGGCAGATCGATATAGCGATTAGCCGTGCCAAAGATATTGACTCTGGAAAGTCCAGGACTTTGACGAAGGAAGAGTTTTGGAAAAAACTGAATAAAAGGGCCGGTTGA